From a region of the Janthinobacterium sp. 61 genome:
- the pepN gene encoding aminopeptidase N produces the protein MRTDSPQTIYRKDYTPPSFLVDSVELGFDLDPARTVVASRIRMRHNPASSRRSIELHGEHIELVQVRLNGKLLKPSQYKLTASMLTIPKAPDEVLLDIETVLAPQDNTSLSGLYVSNHNFFTQCEAEGFRRITFFPDRPDVMARYTVMLRADKDKYPVLLSNGNLIEEGDLGDGRHYAKWEDPFKKPSYLFALVAARLVCQEEHYRLKSGREVLLQVWVEEGNLDKTDYAMQSLKNSIRWDEERFGLELDLDRFMIVAVGDFNMGAMENKGLNIFNTKYVLANSRVATDVDYAGIEAVVGHEYFHNWTGNRVTCRDWFQLSLKEGLTVFRDQEFSADMIGTDTGRAVTRIDQVRTLRQAQFPEDAGPMAHPVRPDSFVEINNFYTVTIYEKGAEVVRMVQTLVGRDGFRKGMDLYFERHDGQAVQCDDFRAAMADANGRDFTQFERWYSQAGTPIVTASTCYDAASQTFELTLAQSCPATPGQPKKLPFHIPVTVGLLAADGRDLPLHVDGVASNGATSVVLELTEASQTFRFTNVTQAPVPSLLRDFSAPVVLEYDYTDAQLLHLFRHDSDPVNRWEAGQRLAMERLLKLTGAVAAGEALALDETFIEAQRALLADETLDPAFRELALILPSETIIAERMAQVDPQAIHAARQFMRRTIAAAMKPELLAQYHANQTPGDYSPDALSAGKRALKNLALSYLLIAPGEAELALAQQQFDGAGNMTDRAAALGALIHSGSPSHAQAALASFYRDFENEALVIDKWFAMQAAAPTTDVQAVRQLMTHHAFTLKNPNRARSLIFNFTNANPSQFHAADGSGYAFWAEQVIALDALNPQVAARLARSMDRWRRYVPALQSHMRSALEKVAGQASLSNDVMEVVSKALAN, from the coding sequence ATGCGCACAGACAGCCCTCAGACGATTTACCGCAAAGATTACACGCCGCCCAGCTTCCTGGTTGACAGCGTCGAACTTGGTTTCGATCTTGATCCCGCCCGCACAGTGGTGGCGAGCCGGATCCGCATGCGCCATAACCCGGCCAGCAGCCGCCGCAGCATCGAATTGCATGGCGAACACATTGAACTGGTGCAGGTACGCCTGAACGGCAAGCTGCTGAAACCGTCGCAGTACAAGCTGACGGCCAGCATGCTGACCATTCCCAAGGCGCCGGACGAGGTGCTGCTCGATATCGAGACCGTGCTGGCGCCGCAGGACAATACCTCGCTGTCCGGCCTGTACGTGTCGAACCATAACTTCTTCACGCAGTGCGAAGCGGAAGGCTTCCGCCGCATCACCTTCTTCCCGGACCGCCCGGACGTGATGGCCAGGTACACCGTCATGCTGCGCGCCGACAAGGATAAGTATCCGGTGCTGCTATCGAACGGCAACCTGATCGAAGAGGGCGACCTCGGTGATGGCCGCCATTACGCCAAGTGGGAAGACCCGTTCAAGAAGCCGTCTTACCTGTTCGCCCTGGTGGCGGCGCGCCTGGTATGCCAGGAAGAGCATTACAGGCTCAAGTCCGGCCGCGAAGTGCTGCTCCAGGTGTGGGTGGAAGAAGGCAACCTGGATAAAACCGATTACGCCATGCAGTCGCTGAAGAACTCGATCCGCTGGGACGAGGAGCGCTTCGGCCTGGAACTGGACCTGGACCGCTTCATGATCGTCGCCGTCGGCGATTTCAACATGGGCGCCATGGAAAACAAGGGTTTGAATATTTTCAATACCAAGTACGTGCTGGCCAACTCGCGCGTGGCGACCGACGTCGATTACGCGGGCATCGAAGCGGTGGTGGGCCACGAGTACTTCCATAACTGGACCGGCAACCGCGTGACGTGCCGCGACTGGTTCCAGCTGTCGCTGAAAGAAGGCTTGACGGTGTTCCGCGACCAGGAATTTTCGGCCGACATGATCGGTACGGACACGGGCCGCGCCGTCACGCGAATCGATCAGGTGCGCACGCTGCGCCAGGCGCAGTTCCCCGAAGACGCCGGTCCGATGGCGCATCCCGTGCGTCCCGATTCTTTTGTAGAGATCAATAACTTTTATACCGTTACCATCTACGAAAAGGGCGCCGAAGTGGTGCGCATGGTCCAGACGCTGGTGGGCCGCGACGGTTTCCGCAAGGGCATGGACCTGTACTTTGAACGCCACGATGGCCAGGCCGTGCAGTGCGACGACTTCCGCGCCGCCATGGCGGACGCGAATGGCCGTGATTTCACCCAGTTCGAGCGCTGGTACAGCCAGGCCGGCACGCCCATCGTCACCGCTTCCACGTGCTACGACGCTGCCAGCCAGACGTTTGAACTGACGCTGGCGCAAAGCTGCCCCGCCACGCCGGGCCAGCCGAAAAAACTGCCATTCCACATTCCCGTCACCGTCGGCTTGCTGGCTGCCGATGGCCGCGACCTGCCGCTGCACGTGGACGGCGTGGCATCGAATGGCGCTACCAGCGTGGTGCTGGAATTGACCGAAGCGTCGCAAACCTTCCGTTTCACGAACGTGACGCAAGCACCCGTGCCTTCGCTGCTGCGCGATTTTTCCGCGCCCGTGGTGCTGGAGTACGACTATACCGATGCGCAGCTGCTGCACCTGTTCCGTCACGACAGCGACCCGGTGAACCGATGGGAAGCGGGCCAGCGCCTGGCCATGGAACGCCTGCTGAAACTGACCGGCGCCGTGGCCGCTGGCGAAGCGCTGGCGCTGGATGAGACCTTCATCGAAGCGCAGCGCGCCTTGCTGGCCGACGAAACGCTCGATCCTGCCTTCCGCGAGCTGGCCCTGATCCTGCCATCGGAAACCATCATCGCCGAGCGCATGGCACAAGTCGACCCGCAGGCGATCCACGCGGCGCGCCAGTTCATGCGCCGCACTATCGCGGCAGCCATGAAGCCTGAATTGCTGGCGCAGTACCACGCCAACCAGACGCCGGGCGACTACAGCCCCGACGCCCTGTCGGCCGGCAAGCGGGCCTTGAAAAACCTGGCCCTGTCCTATTTGCTGATTGCACCGGGCGAAGCGGAGCTGGCCCTTGCGCAGCAGCAGTTCGACGGCGCCGGCAACATGACGGACCGCGCGGCCGCCCTGGGCGCTCTGATACATTCGGGTTCGCCATCGCACGCGCAGGCGGCCCTGGCCAGTTTCTATCGCGACTTTGAGAACGAGGCGCTGGTGATCGACAAGTGGTTCGCCATGCAGGCGGCCGCACCAACGACCGACGTGCAAGCCGTGCGCCAGTTGATGACGCACCATGCGTTCACCTTGAAAAATCCGAACCGCGCGCGCAGCCTGATCTTCAATTTCACCAACGCCAATCCATCGCAATTCCACGCGGCAGATGGCAGTGGCTACGCATTCTGGGCCGAGCAAGTCATTGCGCTCGACGCCCTGAACCCGCAAGTGGCCGCCCGCCTGGCGCGCTCCATGGACCGCTGGCGCCGTTACGTGCCTGCGCTGCAAAGCCATATGCGTAGCGCGCTGGAAAAAGTCGCCGGCCAGGCCAGCCTGTCGAATGACGTGATGGAAGTGGTCAGCAAGGCTTTAGCGAACTAG
- a CDS encoding HlyD family secretion protein, with product MTENNTTPPVPPSAPAAPPAPPAPVPAATTTPPQPDRRHQWLSALAFAAVALVGVLIVLYAWRLPPFTSPIVTTENATVRGQVTIIGTQLSGYVVEVTVQDFMDVKEGQLLVRIDDRIYQQRYEQAQAQLAAQQAALSNWAQQKASAQAGISVSEATLANAEAQARKASADLNRVEQLVADGSLSQREHDQSRATQAQMAAALAQARANLDIAQQSVHSVVVNKQALEAAVANAQAAVKAAKIDLDNTRIVAPSDGQLGQVTVRQGAYVNSGAQLMALVPRQMWVIANFKETQMNGVQEGQSATFHVDALDGAVLTGQVERISPATGSEFSVLPADNATGNYLKIAQRIPVRIRIDAGQANARRLVPGMSVVVSVDTSAVLNDSADNPAPPPAPKKAAAKAKP from the coding sequence ATGACAGAAAATAACACCACGCCGCCAGTACCGCCATCCGCACCTGCAGCGCCTCCTGCGCCTCCTGCGCCAGTCCCCGCGGCTACCACCACGCCACCGCAACCGGACCGGCGCCACCAGTGGCTGTCCGCGCTGGCCTTTGCCGCCGTGGCCCTGGTGGGCGTGCTGATCGTGCTGTATGCGTGGCGTTTGCCGCCGTTCACCAGTCCCATCGTGACGACGGAAAACGCCACCGTGCGGGGACAGGTGACCATCATCGGCACGCAGCTGTCCGGCTATGTGGTGGAAGTGACTGTGCAGGATTTCATGGATGTGAAGGAAGGCCAGCTGCTGGTGCGCATCGACGACCGCATCTACCAGCAGCGCTACGAGCAGGCGCAGGCGCAGCTGGCGGCGCAGCAGGCGGCGCTGTCGAACTGGGCGCAGCAGAAGGCCAGCGCGCAGGCGGGGATTTCGGTCAGCGAGGCGACCCTGGCCAACGCGGAAGCGCAGGCGCGCAAGGCCAGCGCCGACTTGAATCGCGTGGAGCAGCTGGTGGCCGACGGTTCGCTGTCGCAGCGCGAACACGATCAGTCGCGCGCCACGCAGGCGCAGATGGCGGCCGCGCTGGCGCAGGCCCGCGCCAATCTCGACATCGCCCAGCAAAGCGTACATAGCGTGGTGGTCAACAAGCAGGCCCTGGAAGCGGCGGTGGCAAACGCGCAGGCGGCCGTCAAGGCGGCAAAGATCGACCTCGATAACACGCGCATCGTCGCGCCATCCGACGGCCAGCTGGGCCAGGTGACGGTGCGCCAGGGCGCCTACGTGAATTCGGGCGCGCAGCTGATGGCGCTGGTGCCGCGCCAGATGTGGGTGATCGCCAATTTCAAGGAAACGCAGATGAACGGCGTGCAGGAAGGGCAGAGCGCCACCTTCCACGTCGACGCGCTCGATGGCGCCGTGCTGACGGGTCAGGTGGAACGCATATCTCCAGCCACCGGTTCCGAGTTTTCTGTGCTGCCGGCCGATAACGCGACGGGTAATTACCTGAAGATTGCCCAGCGCATTCCCGTGCGCATCCGCATCGATGCCGGGCAGGCGAATGCGCGCCGACTCGTGCCTGGCATGTCGGTGGTGGTCAGCGTCGACACCTCCGCCGTATTGAACGACTCGGCGGACAATCCCGCACCACCGCCTGCACCGAAAAAGGCGGCCGCGAAGGCCAAGCCATGA
- a CDS encoding class 1 fructose-bisphosphatase produces MKRISLTQYLVEEQRSNNSIPAELRLLIEVVARACKTISHAVGKGALGEVLGTADTENVQGEVQKKLDIISNEILLEANEWGGHLAAMASEEMESIHPIPNRYPKGEYMLLFDPLDGSSNIDVNVSIGTIFSVLKAPEGMGQPTEQDFMQAGTKQVAAGYAVYGPQTMLVLTFGNGVNCFTLDREMGSWVLTQSNMQIPPTTKEFAINMSNARHWHPPVKRYVDELLAGDTGPRGSNFNMRWIASMVADVHRILNRGGIFMYPADLRDTSMPGKLRLMYEANPMAFIVEQAGGAATDGQQRIMDIAPHKLHQRVPVFLGSKDEVARVTAYHAE; encoded by the coding sequence ATGAAACGCATCAGTCTTACGCAATACCTGGTTGAAGAGCAGCGCTCGAACAACAGCATTCCGGCCGAACTGCGCCTGCTGATCGAAGTCGTCGCGCGCGCGTGCAAAACCATCAGCCATGCTGTCGGCAAGGGCGCCCTCGGTGAAGTGCTGGGCACGGCCGACACGGAAAACGTGCAGGGCGAAGTACAGAAAAAACTCGACATCATCTCCAACGAGATCCTGCTCGAAGCGAACGAATGGGGCGGCCACCTGGCGGCCATGGCATCGGAAGAAATGGAATCGATCCACCCGATCCCGAACCGCTATCCGAAGGGCGAATACATGCTGCTGTTCGACCCACTCGATGGCTCGTCGAACATCGACGTCAACGTTTCCATCGGCACCATCTTCTCGGTGCTCAAAGCACCGGAAGGCATGGGGCAGCCGACGGAGCAGGACTTCATGCAGGCAGGCACCAAGCAGGTTGCCGCCGGCTACGCCGTGTATGGCCCGCAAACCATGCTGGTACTGACCTTCGGCAATGGCGTGAACTGCTTCACCCTGGACCGCGAAATGGGTTCGTGGGTCCTCACGCAAAGCAATATGCAGATTCCGCCGACGACGAAGGAATTCGCCATCAACATGTCGAACGCGCGCCACTGGCATCCGCCCGTGAAACGCTATGTCGACGAGCTGCTGGCCGGCGACACGGGTCCGCGCGGCAGCAACTTCAACATGCGCTGGATCGCCTCGATGGTGGCCGACGTGCACCGCATCCTGAACCGCGGCGGCATCTTCATGTACCCGGCCGACCTGCGCGACACGTCAATGCCCGGCAAGCTGCGCCTGATGTACGAAGCGAACCCGATGGCTTTCATCGTCGAGCAAGCCGGCGGCGCAGCCACCGATGGCCAGCAGCGCATCATGGACATCGCCCCGCACAAGCTGCATCAGCGCGTGCCCGTCTTCCTTGGCTCGAAAGACGAAGTGGCCCGCGTCACGGCTTACCACGCGGAGTAA
- a CDS encoding catalase: MASNKKTPSTDGAGSVLSSMSGPSDSKAPHSLGADNDVTRALLQKTAAGQELAAAMAVNPKEDGQYGEAARTPAEGVHVAAGEPLATASTTGETTASAKTGDGQPALGENARNASLDGARSDDNGCVLTTNQGVPVGDNQNSLKAGLRGPTLMEDFILREKLTHFDHERIPERVVHARGSAAHGYFECYKEQGKLTRAALFAKAGKRTPVFVRFSTVAGERGSTDTARDVRGFAVKFYTDEGNWDLVGNNIPVFFIQDAMKFPDLIHAVKPEPHHGMPQAASAHDTFWDFASLSPEITHMLMWAMSDRAIPRSYRMMQGFGVHTFRLVNAKGQSVFCKFHWSPMAGTHSLVWDEAVKISGADSDFHRRDLWEAIECGEYPEYELSFQVFTEAQAEAFPFDVLDPTKLIPEELVPLVPVGKMVLNRNPDNFFAETEQVAFCTAHIVPGIDFSNDPLLQGRIHSYMDTQITRLGGANFHEIPINAPLAPLHNNQRDGIHRQAINRGRVAYEPNSLAGGCPFQAGTKGFNSFPAPAEGDEVRGKPEKFAEHYGQARLFWISQTPVEQDHIVHAFRFELSKVQTVVIRQRIVAMLRNVDETLAQRLADALGLALPPVMPRASLQPLPAYPPSPALSLFFRPGKTGIHTLRVAILVGPGSDGAQVRNIYASLLSDGAVPRLVGSLLGKVDTSGGAPLDVEISLEAGPSVLFDAVVLPDGQGAVQQLADDANALDFLRLQYRHCKPMLAVGAGKGLLDKAGVPAALPDGKPDPAVIVVPFGDVVKAVAAFKKALAAHRAFARETDPPRV; this comes from the coding sequence ATGGCTAGCAACAAGAAAACGCCGTCCACGGACGGTGCGGGTTCCGTTTTAAGCAGCATGTCCGGTCCATCCGACAGCAAGGCGCCGCACAGCCTGGGCGCGGATAATGACGTGACCCGCGCACTGCTGCAAAAAACGGCCGCCGGCCAGGAGCTGGCCGCCGCCATGGCTGTCAATCCCAAGGAAGATGGCCAGTATGGCGAGGCGGCGCGTACGCCTGCCGAAGGCGTGCATGTGGCAGCGGGTGAACCGCTGGCAACGGCCAGCACTACGGGTGAAACGACAGCATCAGCGAAGACGGGCGATGGCCAGCCAGCGCTGGGCGAGAATGCGCGTAATGCCTCGCTGGACGGCGCCCGCAGCGACGACAACGGCTGTGTGTTGACGACCAATCAGGGCGTGCCCGTGGGTGACAACCAGAATTCGCTGAAGGCGGGTTTGCGCGGCCCCACCCTGATGGAAGACTTCATTTTGCGTGAAAAGCTCACGCATTTCGACCACGAGCGCATCCCCGAGCGCGTCGTGCATGCGCGCGGTTCGGCCGCCCATGGTTACTTTGAATGCTACAAGGAGCAAGGCAAGCTGACGCGTGCCGCGCTGTTCGCCAAGGCGGGCAAGCGCACACCCGTCTTCGTGCGCTTTTCCACCGTGGCCGGCGAACGGGGTTCGACCGATACGGCACGCGATGTGCGCGGCTTCGCCGTGAAGTTTTATACGGACGAGGGCAACTGGGACCTGGTGGGCAATAACATTCCCGTCTTCTTCATCCAGGATGCGATGAAATTTCCCGACCTGATCCACGCCGTCAAGCCCGAGCCGCACCATGGCATGCCGCAGGCGGCCAGCGCACACGACACGTTCTGGGATTTCGCCTCGCTGTCGCCTGAAATCACGCACATGCTGATGTGGGCCATGTCCGACCGCGCCATTCCGCGCAGCTACCGCATGATGCAGGGCTTTGGCGTGCACACCTTCCGTCTCGTGAATGCCAAGGGCCAGTCCGTCTTCTGCAAATTCCACTGGTCGCCGATGGCCGGCACGCATTCCCTTGTGTGGGACGAAGCAGTCAAGATCAGCGGCGCCGATTCCGACTTCCACCGGCGCGATCTGTGGGAAGCCATCGAGTGCGGCGAGTATCCCGAGTACGAGCTGTCCTTCCAGGTGTTCACGGAAGCGCAGGCGGAAGCATTTCCCTTCGACGTACTCGATCCCACCAAGCTGATCCCCGAAGAGCTGGTGCCGCTTGTCCCCGTCGGCAAAATGGTCTTGAACCGCAACCCGGACAATTTTTTCGCCGAGACGGAGCAGGTGGCCTTTTGCACGGCGCACATCGTGCCCGGCATCGATTTTTCCAACGATCCGCTGCTGCAGGGCCGCATTCACTCGTACATGGACACGCAGATCACGCGGCTGGGCGGCGCCAACTTCCATGAAATTCCCATCAATGCTCCGCTGGCGCCCCTGCACAACAACCAGCGCGACGGTATCCACCGCCAGGCCATCAACCGTGGCCGGGTGGCCTACGAACCCAATTCGCTGGCGGGCGGCTGCCCGTTCCAGGCGGGTACGAAGGGTTTCAACAGTTTTCCCGCGCCCGCCGAAGGCGACGAGGTGCGCGGCAAGCCCGAGAAGTTCGCCGAGCACTATGGCCAGGCGCGTTTGTTCTGGATCAGCCAGACGCCGGTCGAACAAGACCATATCGTGCACGCCTTCCGCTTTGAACTGAGCAAGGTACAGACGGTGGTGATCCGCCAGCGCATCGTCGCCATGCTGCGCAATGTCGACGAAACCCTGGCGCAGCGCCTGGCTGATGCACTGGGCCTGGCGCTGCCGCCCGTCATGCCGCGCGCCTCCCTGCAGCCGCTGCCCGCGTATCCGCCGTCGCCGGCACTGTCGCTCTTTTTCCGTCCCGGCAAGACGGGCATCCATACCCTGCGCGTGGCCATCCTGGTGGGGCCGGGCAGCGATGGCGCGCAGGTGCGCAACATCTATGCATCGTTGCTCTCCGATGGCGCCGTGCCACGGCTGGTGGGCAGCCTCCTGGGGAAAGTCGACACCAGCGGCGGTGCGCCACTCGACGTGGAAATCTCGCTCGAAGCGGGACCGTCCGTGCTGTTCGACGCCGTCGTGCTTCCCGATGGCCAGGGCGCCGTCCAGCAACTGGCTGACGACGCCAACGCGCTCGACTTCCTGCGCCTGCAATACCGCCACTGCAAGCCGATGCTTGCCGTCGGCGCGGGCAAGGGTTTGCTGGACAAGGCTGGTGTGCCGGCGGCCCTGCCCGATGGCAAGCCTGATCCAGCCGTCATCGTCGTGCCGTTCGGCGACGTGGTGAAAGCCGTGGCGGCCTTTAAAAAAGCGCTGGCGGCACACCGGGCATTCGCGCGCGAAACGGATCCGCCGAGGGTGTGA
- a CDS encoding YqjD family protein: MNAIEKTSSDLNGNVQDTRQDLHRTIDKVASQAQPLADKVATRAHDGVDQVGDRIDQVSDTVSKASETLMARGKQLGAACQRAGETGRGYVRERPAVSLLIAAAAGYGLSKLLGSRK, encoded by the coding sequence ATGAACGCGATTGAAAAAACCAGCTCCGATTTGAATGGCAACGTCCAGGATACCCGCCAGGATTTGCACCGCACCATCGACAAGGTGGCTAGCCAAGCCCAGCCCCTGGCCGACAAGGTGGCCACGCGCGCGCATGACGGCGTGGATCAGGTAGGCGACCGCATCGACCAGGTCAGCGATACCGTCAGCAAGGCTTCCGAAACCCTGATGGCCCGCGGCAAGCAATTGGGCGCCGCCTGCCAGCGCGCCGGCGAGACGGGCCGTGGCTATGTGCGCGAGCGTCCGGCCGTATCCTTGCTGATTGCGGCAGCGGCCGGTTATGGCCTGTCGAAACTGCTGGGTTCGCGTAAATAA
- a CDS encoding MFS transporter, with product MDKYTPRTWGPGERPTLPGSPSMPEHSTPKRVAYFIVGLIVALTGGLGNGLVTANLLNLQGSLAAYAYQMQWLPAAYVMTIVSMNLLLVKFRQQFGLRLFTEAFLVLYALVTFAHLYANTLPSAIAVRAAHGMVGGALGVLGLYYTLQAFPARHRLKGVVLGLGFAQLALPLARIFTSELLQIGEWHGLYLFELGLALLALGCVLALKLPPGDRVQTFEPLDFLTFILFAPGVALLCAVLAQGRTAWWMESDWVGVCLACSIVLIAASLAIEHNRARPLLNTRWLTTGKIAKLFLSVLLFRIVLSESTGAVGFLQALGLNTDQMQNLFIVVLLGSVAGLLVSALTINPATLHRSLMFALLLIAAGALIDAHATSQTRPVNMYVSQFLLAFGGTYFLGPTMVAGMGAVIAEPRNLVSFSVMFTMTQNLGGLLGSAIVGTIQTAREKYHSSYLVEHLTMLDPQVAARVQSGAASYGGVLMDPALRGAQGVARLGAIATREANVLAYNDVFLMIAGVAIATLIWMLVSQSWTRITTGARRLVGPVRDAQTAMAIVPITNSEPSNDRK from the coding sequence ATGGACAAGTACACACCTCGCACCTGGGGGCCGGGCGAACGCCCGACCTTGCCCGGGTCGCCATCGATGCCCGAACATTCGACGCCCAAGCGTGTCGCGTATTTCATCGTCGGCCTGATCGTCGCGCTGACGGGGGGGCTGGGCAACGGCCTGGTGACTGCCAATTTGCTGAACCTGCAAGGTTCGCTGGCCGCCTATGCCTACCAGATGCAGTGGCTGCCGGCTGCCTACGTGATGACCATCGTGTCCATGAATTTGCTGCTGGTGAAGTTCCGCCAGCAGTTCGGCCTGCGCCTGTTCACGGAAGCGTTCCTGGTGCTGTATGCGCTGGTGACGTTCGCCCACCTGTATGCCAATACCTTGCCGTCGGCGATCGCCGTGCGCGCCGCGCATGGCATGGTGGGCGGCGCGCTGGGGGTGCTGGGCCTGTACTACACCCTGCAGGCGTTTCCCGCGCGGCACCGCCTGAAGGGGGTGGTGCTGGGCCTGGGCTTTGCCCAGCTGGCCTTGCCGCTGGCGCGCATCTTTACCTCCGAACTGCTGCAGATCGGCGAATGGCACGGCCTGTACCTGTTTGAGCTGGGCCTGGCCCTGCTGGCTCTCGGTTGCGTGCTGGCCCTGAAACTGCCGCCCGGCGACCGCGTGCAGACCTTCGAGCCGCTCGATTTCCTCACCTTCATCCTGTTCGCGCCCGGCGTGGCCCTGCTGTGCGCGGTGCTGGCGCAGGGACGCACGGCGTGGTGGATGGAATCCGATTGGGTGGGCGTGTGCCTGGCGTGCTCCATTGTGCTGATCGCCGCCTCCCTGGCCATCGAGCATAACCGCGCACGCCCGCTGCTCAACACGCGCTGGCTCACCACGGGCAAGATCGCCAAGCTATTTTTATCCGTGCTGCTGTTTCGCATCGTGCTGTCCGAATCGACGGGGGCGGTCGGCTTCCTGCAGGCGCTGGGCTTGAATACGGACCAGATGCAGAACCTGTTCATCGTGGTGCTCCTGGGCAGCGTGGCGGGCTTGCTGGTCAGCGCGCTGACGATCAATCCGGCGACCCTCCACCGTTCGCTGATGTTCGCGCTGCTGCTGATCGCCGCCGGGGCGTTGATCGACGCGCACGCCACCAGCCAGACGCGCCCCGTCAACATGTATGTCAGCCAGTTCCTGCTGGCCTTTGGCGGCACGTATTTCCTCGGCCCCACCATGGTGGCCGGCATGGGCGCCGTGATCGCCGAACCGCGCAACCTGGTGAGTTTTTCCGTGATGTTTACCATGACGCAGAACCTGGGTGGCTTGCTCGGTTCGGCCATCGTCGGCACCATCCAGACGGCGCGCGAAAAATACCATTCCAGCTACCTGGTCGAGCACCTGACCATGCTCGACCCACAGGTGGCCGCGCGCGTGCAGTCCGGTGCCGCAAGCTACGGCGGCGTGCTGATGGACCCCGCCCTGCGCGGCGCCCAGGGCGTGGCGCGCCTCGGCGCCATCGCCACGCGCGAAGCCAATGTGCTGGCCTATAACGATGTTTTTTTGATGATCGCGGGCGTCGCCATCGCCACCTTGATCTGGATGCTGGTCAGCCAGTCCTGGACCCGCATCACCACCGGCGCGCGCCGGCTGGTCGGCCCCGTGCGCGATGCGCAGACGGCCATGGCCATCGTCCCCATTACCAATTCGGAACCGAGCAATGACAGAAAATAA